The Bradysia coprophila strain Holo2 chromosome X unlocalized genomic scaffold, BU_Bcop_v1 contig_20, whole genome shotgun sequence region ccataaatatcaccaaaagaccttaaatcacttaggtggccctaactcacgaagggccgacccgtatatgcccatcttcgaacttagcctcactatttcgactatctttcagggaaaaaaaaaatttgaaatcggttttgatttactcaagatatcgacgtgacagacggacagacggacagacgaacagacggacagacggacagacaaaatttttattgcagattcgtcatctttgaacataggcaaacactttgcccttaccgtctgcttcgaattccatcaattacacacggcatcgtaatcctataagccccttcgtacttcgtacggggctaaaaatctgatcaaatcaaattatattcaaatattgttAGTTTCAAATTATGAACGCGGGCTAAgctcaaattcaatttgatttagtTTTTAGTGCTGTTGTTGCTCACTCTTTTCGGTTTCTGTCTGGGTTTTCATGTGGCTCATGTGGCTTCAAGTTCTTGTTTACGATGACATTAATATCCATATCTATCAAAATAgattacaatttttgtgtttcagATTTGTATTTTAAGATGGCGTCCAAAACCGTAAAGAGTACAGGATCGACTATTGAATTGTTGTTTCATCTTGAATGAAAAGTTATAcgaaataaagttttcgtATTGGAATGCGTTGTTGGAGATTGCTACATTTCATCTACTTTCGACTTCAGGAATAAACCACAAGCTCTGGCTAATGCGGTCTTAtatacagcaaaaaaaaacgtttaaaagaatgaagtaaaagatttgaaatcaatctcgaTAATACttacatcaaatgaagtaatatcTATAATAGTAAAATTGCTATTCGATTTGCCTCTTGTTGCCGCATGATGAAGATAACTAAATCCAATCATGTACGCTTTTGTGAGAGATTTCTATCTCGAGCTatcaccgaaaaactgttttcacgacccattgacatgctattactttcacgtgttcactccgaaaTTGGGAAACTAATAgaaaagtaaaagatccctatttctcagaattgaaagacAATAGTCAGTCGAATCTTCTAAATCAAATCTTCATTTTACTGAAATAACAAATCTTCGTCcgatttacttttcatctaATCTAGCGACATTAGGCAACAGAATACCAATTGTCGAAGTTTTCAGTCATATACCTGGAAAACCACTCAATTTCTTCATCCATTTGAACGTACACAATCACGTCGCCGATATTTTCGTTTAGTAACGTAGCCAAAATTccgaattcattttcaataaccaTATGATCACACATTGCCATTACAGCTAGCTCCAATTCCAACAACTGTTGCTGTACTTTTACCACTGTGTCTTGTCCATAAAATCTATCTCGGCACTCTTCCATCAAATGCGGCGGACAAATGATTAAGAATATCGATCCATAGTGAATTTTTCTCAAGAAATCCATTGCACGTTCATAGTACGATGACGGAAGCTagcatttgaattttaatactCGATGAACCATATAGCAAGatttgttttcaaatattgttcaCTACCTCAAGCGTTCGAATGTACATTCCGATGATTGGTGCATCATCGGCACTTGGTGTACCGGTCGATTTTTCCAGATCTGCCTTCGAACTGGCAATTTCCAGTGATGCCACGTTTTTGTAGAGATCGTTAAGTCTAAAATTTTGCTGGAATTTCCTGCCATAAACTTGGGCTATTTCCTTATAACGACGCTCTCCATCAGCCAACAAAAACATAGACTTGGTTTGTGAGTCTTTGTTGAAATAGACACTGTTTCCATTTTCCACTAATATTGCTTCATGCAATCTGTAACATTGGCTCGGCACCGTACCTATATCGTTAAAACGGAtcctttttttagaatttttttttagataaaatgcgaaaaatgattttcatcaCTCAGATCACCTCTCGAATATTCGTTCCAAATCCTCGATACTCCGTTGCGATAAATACGTATTCAATTTCCGTCCATCATTTTCACCGTATATTTCGTTAATTGCTGTTAGCGAAACGTATTCCCACACATAGTCCTCAATGTCAAAGCCCGGAATCGCTGCGATCGTCCAGACATTTTCGCACTGTACGTTGGTATTTGTTGTCGAGTTCGAAGAAGGTAAACCCAACAAGAGTTTGTAGTAGTCGTCTAATTCAGCTTTGGAATATGGTGACTGTAGCTGATTATAGGTTTTGACACGATTTCTGTAATAAGTTTGACTACTTTTTGTTTGTGATCGTAGAAACAATAAGATTGCGACAATTAGAACTGTTAAAAGAATTATAGTTTTATTGTGAAAAAGGAATCGTCTGAATGAAAAGCGTACGTTTCGTGCCATTTTCTTATCCGTTTTGAAAGCAGAGAATTTCTCAATATCAAATTAAAACTACAGTGTAGACTATCATAGACAATTTAAGTATTCATTCAATCAATATTGCGCTCTTATCTCTGTAGATTGCCCGCTATCTTGACTACGATAATATGCGCGGATTGTAATTACGACGGCACGAACAGTTTTTCGTGTGTAGTGATTACTACTCTCACCTCTTGTAAcgatttaaatcaaattaatccaaataactgtaaataAAGACGAACTAAATGACTGTACATTTGACGTCATGTCTTTAGTGGCTGATTGGGCTTTTCGTATTAATTTGATTAATAAATTCTGAGacattttctcaatttatcAGTTTCACACTATTTTCGGTATTTACCTCGGATTTAAACTGAACTCAAAAAATGTTCTTGGAATCCAACAGTTTGGCTTGTTCCACACGTTTCACACCACATCATAGCTTTGAACAGAAACACAAGATCCATGCATTCGTTGTGCAGTTGAAATTTTAGTGTAATAATGTCAGAGGGCGCAAATTTGTAACCAAATTTTGCAGTTGTGTACAAAGCTTTGCGTGGAGAAGAGGATTTCTATGCGATGAAATTAAAGTGGAATAATTGGAATCGGTTTACCAACAGATAACTTCGGGtgtttaataatttattggaTATGTATTTACCATGGTAACtctttattgacaaaaaaagagttgcaaatctCACCTGCAGCTGGTAACCTTGTCACTCTACATTATCTACCATGGATGTATCTTTAGTATGGTGGTTCGAAAATTGTTCGGAACTTACAGTgctcattttcgatttttcgacTCATTTTCGGATATAGAACAAGAGTCTCGACCATTGCATCAGAGAAAAATagtttcagaaccttggttgaACAGCCATGACAGCTATTATAGATTACCTGGAATCGGTGTTATTCTAAAGGTTTACTGCATTGTCTTAGACAGTTAATTCCTGCTCTTGCATGCAAGTAAATCTGACCACTTGCACTAGTCCTGGTTACTGAATATTCTCGAAAATGGCTTAGCAGTTGTCGTTTTAGGCGTTATTGAAGGTAACAAACTCATATCCCCTCTAACAGAACCGTTCAAATACAAAGAAGGGTCATAGTGAATGTGGTTAGAGAGGTGGATTATCctcggacattttttttgaaccgTTGATAGTCCAATGGACGTGTTCAAGTGACACGAAATCCTATGTTTCACTGACTCAAATCAGTGATTTTGGACCTCAAGCTGTGGGGTGTGCTAATCATTTCCACATTTCCCATGAACTTATTTCATGCACTCGAACGCAGTCGTCGGAGATGATGTTTATTTCTGATAGGTATCGTCCGATGTTAGTGTTGCCTTTCTTCGTCGAACTAAAGGTCGAGTACTAAGGCTAGTAGCTCGGCTCTATTTCTCAAG contains the following coding sequences:
- the LOC119068877 gene encoding uncharacterized protein LOC119068877 isoform X1, whose translation is MARNVRFSFRRFLFHNKTIILLTVLIVAILLFLRSQTKSSQTYYRNRVKTYNQLQSPYSKAELDDYYKLLLGLPSSNSTTNTNVQCENVWTIAAIPGFDIEDYVWEYVSLTAINEIYGENDGRKLNTYLSQRSIEDLERIFERIRFNDIGTVPSQCYRLHEAILVENGNSVYFNKDSQTKSMFLLADGERRYKEIAQVYGRKFQQNFRLNDLYKNVASLEIASSKADLEKSTGTPSADDAPIIGMYIRTLELPSSYYERAMDFLRKIHYGSIFLIICPPHLMEECRDRFYGQDTVVKVQQQLLELELAVMAMCDHMVIENEFGILATLLNENIGDVIVYVQMDEEIEWFSRYMTENFDNWYSVA
- the LOC119068877 gene encoding uncharacterized protein LOC119068877 isoform X2; this translates as MFLLADGERRYKEIAQVYGRKFQQNFRLNDLYKNVASLEIASSKADLEKSTGTPSADDAPIIGMYIRTLELPSSYYERAMDFLRKIHYGSIFLIICPPHLMEECRDRFYGQDTVVKVQQQLLELELAVMAMCDHMVIENEFGILATLLNENIGDVIVYVQMDEEIEWFSRYMTENFDNWYSVA